The nucleotide window CAATCAATGATAACTTCGGTCATTCAGAAGGTAATGAAGTACTTTGCAATTTTGCAGATATGCTGGAAGATCTTAGTAGTTCAAAAAGCGTTGTTGCAAGATTAGGAGGTGATGAATTTGGTGTTCTATTACCCGAGTCAACCTATAAAGAAGCAGAAGAATTCCTTCATAAATTGAGGGCCGGGATTACCAGCTACAATCTTAATTCTCAAAAAAAATACAACATAGATTTTTCTGCAGGGATTATTGAATATGATGAGAAAATTCATACTGAATGCTCTGCTATCATGCAGGATGCAGACGAAAGAATGTATGAAATTAAAAAGGGAAAACGATAGTATATGAAAAAATAGGACATACAGCCCTATTTTTTTTGGCCCCTCAAAAAATCAATCAGTTGATCACCTGACAAAGGCTTCGAATAATAATAACCTTGAAATTCATCGCAATTCATATTTTTTAGCAATTCAAACTGTTCATTATTTTCCACACCTTCTGCGACTATACCTAAACTGAAAGCTTTTCCAAGAGACACTATGCTTCTTACAATAGATAAGTCCCGTGCAACGTGGGCAATACCACTAATGAATGTTCTGTCTAACTTAATCGCATCAAATGGAAATTCTCTTAGATAGTTGAGAGAGGAATATCCAGTCCCAAAATGGCTTTGTTGAATAAATCGAACTTTTGCTGAGTTGAAGGATCAGATCACGTATCTTCCCGACAACGCAGACCGTTCCGTGGCAAAGCAAAAGTTCAAAATCACCAACTGGCCCACCTACAATAAAGCCCTCATCAACCGTGGCTCCATAACTTTCTGGCTGGATGATGAAGCTATTCAGGCCTGGTATGAGTCAGCAACACCTTCTTCACGAGGCAGACCTCAGCGCTATTCTGACCTTGCCATCACGACTGTGCTGGTCATTAAACGCGTATTCAGGCTGACCCTGCGCGCTGCGCAGGGCTTTATTGATTCCATTTTTTCTCTGATGAACGTTCCGCTACGCTGCCCGGATTACAGCTGTGTCAGCAGGCAGGCAAAGTCGGTTAATGTCAGTTTCAAAACGCCCACCCGGGGTGAAATCGCACACCTGGTAATTGATTCCACCGGGCTGAAGGTCTTCGGTGAAGGCGAGTGGAAAGTCAAAAAGCATGGCCAGGAACGCCGCCGTATCTGGCGTAAGCTGCATCTCGCCGTTGACAGTAAAACACATGAAATCATCTGCGCTGACCTGTCGCTGAACAATGTGACGGACTCAGAAGCCTTCCCGGGTCTTATCCGGCAGACTCACAGAAAAATCAGGGCAGCATCGGCAGACGGCGCTTACGACACCCGGCTCTGTCACGATGAACTGCGGCGTAAGAAAATCAGCGCGCTTATCCCACCCCGAAAAGGTGCGGGTTACTGGCCCGGTGAATATGCAGACCGTAACCGTGCAGTGGCTAATCAGCAAATGACCGGGAGTAATGCGCGGTGGAAATGGACAACAGATTATAACCGTCGCTCGATAGCGGAAACGGCGATGTACCGGGTAAAACAGCTGTTCGGGGGGGCACTGACGCTGCGTGACTACGATGGTCAGGTTGCGGAGGCTATGGCCCTGGTACGAGCGCTGAACAAAATGACGAAAGCAGGTATGCCTGAAAGCGTGCGTATTGCCTGAAAACACAACCCGCTACGGGGGAGACTTACCCGAAATCTGATTTATTCAACAAAGCCTATAAAAGAAATAAAGAAAAAGATGAAACTGGCTAGCACATATGAGTTGTATCAATTCGCGTATATGTTAAAATCACTCACGGACTCGACCTAATCTGACCTGCTCCCCGTTGATTAATACACCGTGATGTTAGTAATGTCTTCATAAGCCACATGAGGACATCCCCATGAAGAAGCGTTTTTCCGACGAACAGATCATATGTATTCTCCGCGAGGCCGAAGCCGGCGTTTCTGCCCGTGAGCTCTGCCGTAAGCACGCCATTTCCGACGCCACCTTTTACACATGGCGTAAGAAGTATGGCGGTATGGAGGTGCCTGAGGTTAAGCGCCTGAAGTCGCTTGAGGAAGAGAACGCCAGACTCAAGAAGCTGCTTGCTGAAGCCATGCTGGATAAGGAGGCGCTTCAGGTGGCTCTTGGGCGAAAGTACTGACGACAGACCAGAAGCGGGAAGCCGTGGAAGTCATGTGCGAGGCTAAGGGTCTGTCGCAACGTCGTGCCTGCAGGCTGGCAGGTCTGTCCCTGTCAACCTGCCGATATTCGGCTCAGCGTCCGGCTGCTGACGCGCAGCTGTCTCTACGCATCACAGAGCTGGCACTTGAACGCCGCCGTTTTGGTTACCGGCGTATCTGGCAGCTTCTGCGACGTGAAGGTCTTTGCGTTAACCACAAGCGGGTTTACCGCATCTATCAACTTAATGGCCTGAGTGTAAAACGCAGACGACGTCGTAAAGGGCTGGCAACAGAACGTCTGCCGCTGCTCCGCCCGATGGCGCCCAATCTGACCTGGTCAATGGATTTCGTCATGGACGCACTGGCCACAGGTCGCAGGATCAAGTGCCTGACCTGCGTGGATGATTTCACAAAGGAATGCCTGACGGTCACTGTTGCCTTCGGGATTTCAGGCGTGCAGGTCACGCGTATTCTGGACAGCATTGCGCTGTTTCGCGGCTATCCGGCTATGATAAGAACCGATCAGGGCCCGGAGTTTACCTGCCGCGCACTCGATCAGTGGGCTTTTGAGCATGGTGTGGAGCTGCGACTTATCCAGCCCGGCAAGCCAACGCAGAACGGATTTATTGAGAGTTTTAACGGACGCTTTCGTGATGAATGCCTGAATGAGCACTGGTTCAGCGATATTGTTCACGCCAGGAAGATCATTAATGACTGGCGACTGGATTATAACGAGTGTCGACCACATTCATCACTGAATTACCTGACGCCGGCTGAATTTGCAGCGGGCTGGCGAAACGGGAAATATGAAGAAAAACCAACCGACATTACTAACTGAAGGTTGTATCTAACTCTGGGGGCAGGTCAAATCTCCTTTTTTAATTGTTAACACAGGTATTTTTATGTTATTGTATGTTGTTTTGTCTATTTCGCTGGTTTTATTATATGGGATGATAATAAAATATAAAGTGAAGTCAAGGAAATCACAGGGTACTGTAAAAAAGCCTATGGCAATCAGAAATAATAGAAATCTAAAGTAGATTCAAAGAGAATAGCTTTCGGGTATAAATGTAGTTATTCCGTCTTCAGTAAGTTAATGATAAATGCTTTACTCTACCTGATGTTATACAGGACGAGTTTTTCTCACTTTTATCTAATGTGTATATTGTTTTTTCTTTATATCTAAAACTGAAGTCATTGATTCCAGACAGGGCGCGATGACGGTAGTTATCCCGCCTTGTCATCGCACAAGAATACTGAAACTCTACGGCCAATCCGACTGACCAGAATAATCAGAATTATTATTGCACAACAAATTTCATTTTCCTCACGTCAGTGATTCCGGCGGGCGTTAAGTAAAAACGGAGATGTTCTGCCAAATAATTTATGATTTAATGTAGCTCTATATTATTTTTCCCGGAAATTAGTTGCAACAGATATATTCTGTCTTTCTCAATGAGAGCTGGAAATGTATCGCCAGCAGCTGCCAGCAGAGACCATACTTCCAGGATAGCATAGGCCTTTGTATATTCAAGTGCGAAACCTAACCCT belongs to Klebsiella quasivariicola and includes:
- a CDS encoding EAL domain-containing protein, with translation MQQSHFGTGYSSLNYLREFPFDAIKLDRTFISGIAHVARDLSIVRSIVSLGKAFSLGIVAEGVENNEQFELLKNMNCDEFQGYYYSKPLSGDQLIDFLRGQKK
- a CDS encoding IS5-like element IS903B family transposase yields the protein MKDQITYLPDNADRSVAKQKFKITNWPTYNKALINRGSITFWLDDEAIQAWYESATPSSRGRPQRYSDLAITTVLVIKRVFRLTLRAAQGFIDSIFSLMNVPLRCPDYSCVSRQAKSVNVSFKTPTRGEIAHLVIDSTGLKVFGEGEWKVKKHGQERRRIWRKLHLAVDSKTHEIICADLSLNNVTDSEAFPGLIRQTHRKIRAASADGAYDTRLCHDELRRKKISALIPPRKGAGYWPGEYADRNRAVANQQMTGSNARWKWTTDYNRRSIAETAMYRVKQLFGGALTLRDYDGQVAEAMALVRALNKMTKAGMPESVRIA
- a CDS encoding IS3-like element ISKpn34 family transposase (programmed frameshift): MKKRFSDEQIICILREAEAGVSARELCRKHAISDATFYTWRKKYGGMEVPEVKRLKSLEEENARLKKLLAEAMLDKEALQVALGRKLLTTDQKREAVEVMCEAKGLSQRRACRLAGLSLSTCRYSAQRPAADAQLSLRITELALERRRFGYRRIWQLLRREGLCVNHKRVYRIYQLNGLSVKRRRRRKGLATERLPLLRPMAPNLTWSMDFVMDALATGRRIKCLTCVDDFTKECLTVTVAFGISGVQVTRILDSIALFRGYPAMIRTDQGPEFTCRALDQWAFEHGVELRLIQPGKPTQNGFIESFNGRFRDECLNEHWFSDIVHARKIINDWRLDYNECRPHSSLNYLTPAEFAAGWRNGKYEEKPTDITN